A genomic stretch from Halichoerus grypus chromosome 5, mHalGry1.hap1.1, whole genome shotgun sequence includes:
- the LRATD2 gene encoding protein LRATD2 → MGNQVEKLTHLSYKEVPTADPTGVDRDDGPRIGVSYIFSNDDEDVEPQPPPQGPDGGGGDGLPDGGDGPPLPPPQPYDPRLHEVECSVFYRDECIYQKSFAPGSAALSTYTPENLLNKCRPGDLVEFVSQAQYPHWAVYVGNFQVVHLHRLEVSNSFLTDASQGRRGRVVNDLYRYKPLSPGAVVRNALAHVGAKERELSWRNSESFAAWCRYGKREFKIGGELRIGKQPYRLQIQLSAQRSHTLEFQSLEDLIMEKRRNDQIGRAAVLQELATHLHPAEPDEGDSDSARTTPPPGRPPAPAREDEARQAVVH, encoded by the coding sequence ATGGGTAACCAGGTGGAGAAACTGACCCACCTAAGTTATAAGGAAGTTCCCACGGCCGACCCGACCGGCGTGGACCGGGACGacgggccccgcatcggggtctCCTACATCTTCTCCAACGACGACGAGGACGTGGAGCCGCAGCCGCCGCCCCAGGGGCCGGATGGTGGCGGCGGCGACGGCTTGCCCGACGGCGGGGACGGGCCGCCACTGCCGCCGCCGCAGCCCTACGACCCGAGGCTGCACGAGGTGGAGTGTTCGGTGTTCTACCGCGACGAGTGCATCTACCAGAAGAGCTTCGCGCCGGGCTCCGCGGCGCTGAGCACCTACACGCCCGAGAACCTGCTCAACAAGTGCAGGCCTGGCGACCTGGTGGAGTTTGTGTCGCAGGCGCAGTACCCGCACTGGGCTGTATACGTGGGCAACTTCCAGGTGGTGCACTTGCACCGGCTGGAGGTGAGCAACAGCTTCCTGACGGACGCGAGCCAGGGCCGGCGCGGCCGCGTGGTGAACGACCTGTACCGCTACAAGCCGCTGAGCCCGGGCGCCGTGGTGCGCAACGCGCTGGCACACGTGGGCGCCAAGGAGCGCGAGCTGAGCTGGCGCAACTCGGAGAGCTTCGCCGCCTGGTGCCGCTACGGCAAGCGCGAGTTCAAGATTGGCGGCGAGCTGCGCATCGGCAAACAGCCCTACCGGCTGCAGATCCAGCTCTCGGCGCAGCGCAGCCACACGCTCGAGTTCCAGAGCCTGGAGGACCTGATCATGGAGAAGCGGCGCAACGACCAGATCGGGCGCGCGGCGGTGCTGCAGGAGCTCGCCACGCACCTGCATCCCGCCGAGCCGGACGAGGGCGACAGCGACTCGGCGCGGACTACGCCGCCTCCCGGGCGCCCCCCTGCGCCGGCCCGGGAGGACGAGGCCCGCCAGGCGGTGGTGCACTGA